In Camelus dromedarius isolate mCamDro1 chromosome 28, mCamDro1.pat, whole genome shotgun sequence, a genomic segment contains:
- the IER3IP1 gene encoding immediate early response 3-interacting protein 1: MAFTLYSLLQAALLCVNAIAVLHEERFLKNIGWGTDQGIGGFGEEPGIKSQLMNLIRSVRTVMRVPLIIVNSIAIVLLLLFG, translated from the exons ATGGCCTTTACGCTGTACTCGCTGCTGCAGGCGGCCCTGCTGTGTGTCAATGCCATCGCCGTGCTGCACGAGGAGCGCTTCCTCAAGAACA TTGGCTGGGGAACAGACCAGGGAATTGGTGGATTCGGAGAAGAGCCAGGAATTAAATCTCAGCTAATGAACCTTATTCGATCTGTACGAACTGTGATGAGAG tgcCATTGATAATAGTAAACTCAATTGCAATTGTATTACTTTTACTATTTGGGTGA